The Desulfobulbaceae bacterium DB1 genome contains a region encoding:
- a CDS encoding YeeE/YedE family protein has product MELIYGLATGIIFGFFLQRGRVLRYDKQIGALRLQDMTIIKFMLSAVLVGMVGIYLCHDLGLITKMDIKTTSIGGNAVGGLIFGIGWALLGYCPGTQVGAIGEGRWDAIWGVLGMLAGGMLYAEAYPLMKKTVLTWGDFGKITLPQALGINHWIIIPLCIAGGIVLFRWFEAKKL; this is encoded by the coding sequence ATGGAACTCATATACGGACTGGCAACAGGCATCATTTTCGGCTTTTTTCTGCAGCGCGGCCGGGTGCTGCGCTATGACAAGCAGATCGGCGCCCTGCGGCTGCAGGACATGACCATCATCAAATTCATGCTCAGCGCCGTGCTGGTCGGCATGGTGGGTATTTACCTCTGCCACGACTTGGGCCTCATAACAAAAATGGACATCAAGACCACCAGCATCGGCGGCAATGCCGTCGGCGGTCTGATATTCGGCATCGGCTGGGCCTTGCTGGGATACTGTCCCGGCACCCAGGTCGGCGCCATCGGCGAAGGCAGGTGGGACGCGATCTGGGGCGTGCTCGGCATGCTGGCCGGCGGCATGCTGTATGCCGAGGCATACCCGTTGATGAAAAAAACGGTTCTCACCTGGGGCGACTTCGGTAAAATCACCCTGCCCCAGGCTCTGGGCATCAACCACTGGATCATCATTCCCCTTTGCATTGCCGGAGGGATCGTGCTTTTTCGCTGGTTTGAAGCAAAAAAACTGTGA